One segment of bacterium DNA contains the following:
- a CDS encoding carboxypeptidase regulatory-like domain-containing protein — translation MARKYFRLAVFLLVGIFGVGAYLVSRAATVNAPWTTNVTNTSATINWTTDVATDSCLWMSDGNSTTLWGPGCNTSGQSTTHAWNVTGLTSGKTYYYSVGYESPSPAYYLHGTTYTAGMPSFTTTGGSGGNTPPTPSGLSAISYPTPTPNTIYLQWNDVSGEDKYNIERKLTTDSVWSGTVLVQVGANVATYTDATVTGGMTYDYRVQACLSGYGCSGYNYLIGILAPSGGGGGGTPPVPTLPAGSTNISTGSSYSYSTYLYPDPNNDQVKAVFDWGDGTSYGETSFITPGGSGTSAYLSHSWTAAGTYYVKVKAKDTTNLESGWSSTLTVYVTGSGGGGGGGGTTVPASPTLTVPASSGIPVNISWNSVFGTNEYKLFRRTPPGTGTWPTSPVNGLGYTALSYNDSGVSSGVSYEYYIVACNLYGCSVPPTAYTVNVIGGGGGGGGSIPPAPASLSANPAPTANTVYLQWGDVSGEDKYNIERKLSTGTWPGSFLSQVGVNVTTYSDMTVAVGATYDYRIQACLSGYGCSAYTYLNGVFPSSGAGAPIVQGWGLSVNTATSKSTIGIGFNMAMDPTSFTDSNVYLYMANDQNKIHVASQITPTSTYVSLIPVSPLTVGTIYVSVVKAGVKNSAGVSLMADYSCTFTALASGDYTACPGGGGGTSSWAAHTWRFMDGSVNSYILNRTDSTYANFISTVHAQCLLISSAQWGTRWMPNAGNDQYWQEFGIPNCSGTNTPPPSPSPSPSSSPLPSAVKTIKGKITFSGGAPVTDAEVGAWQQETGLGVMGTTNASGEYVLSVPGGTWQVGIRPRMEPATWSYNQQPPLASFALNDTPEFREVNFTVFFASSRAKGKVQNSDGSVPVNSFAGAESGTGFGQGGPVASDGTFAFSLPAGSYYLRIFQKDQGPLGDPMPFSLGENDTKDFGTITITPKTDRIEGVVKDASGAPLANIPVHAFVPSSQNFAQAVTRSDGRYTIFVTPGAWMVRAEPNPESNYANPEPPRSVTVNAGVSARADFTLVFSDTTVSGTVVDEQGTILTNFYGFVSAGDYTSSQHFGGSVEQGKFSFKVQAGIYPVRLHPAPGSDYAPPSPQTITVRSGSVNTATFRVSKTTLVISGQVQDEGGMVLKNLKLRINASSDTGIWQDGMYDPAAGTYRISVSPGTWHLSVWIEDGSYALPDPLSLRTSVEAGQSVVKNIVLRRAGARITGTVRKPDGSPFPYAFVSADTPFGGASQVAGASYPSGFGAEADAQGRYSIPIVAGVYAIRVFAPPSLGYANPPSVEVTVGASETKNVDLQFRSPNAVITGKIEGATGRAFVYAWSRKGGYAHTESGDDGSYTLQITKDDTWYVGSSDEMDRAFFRSSEIPVVVGTQDRIEQNLKMLTTGKLLPNAASAVSEAVEANIVGVKDGATISIPPGAMPASAGQVTITVTPDTRSVSQSLEHVVGFGYNIDIRGADAKNITDFNSDVVVSIPYTDADVASVGIDPAALKISYWDESAATWRDVPNAVVDTTRKIVTCSVGHLTRFALIAPADTQPPDPPYNVTVTKTGNGFLVKWSNPTYDFHHVKIYRSSTKGELGNVIFDNLAATSKEDPTIAVSSIIFYYAVRAIDLAGNESTNTTQYTTTGPAQTPSAKELGAQAIPSSTPNTPAPSSVPAPNPQIPAYQKYANSTLLRAEGDQKVWIITNGFKRYVVGPQILGFYGHLKNAPIIDVPKSELDQYSLAAWVRYVNDPKVYEVNDDATKHWLDMSAEDFYNTGRRWEAVFIVNKAEVDFYKTGVNVTIIK, via the coding sequence ATGGCAAGAAAATACTTTCGTCTAGCCGTCTTTCTTTTGGTTGGCATTTTTGGCGTTGGCGCGTATCTTGTTTCGCGTGCGGCGACCGTAAATGCCCCCTGGACGACGAATGTTACTAATACATCGGCCACTATAAACTGGACCACTGATGTAGCTACGGATAGCTGTCTTTGGATGTCCGATGGCAACTCGACGACATTGTGGGGTCCCGGTTGCAATACTTCTGGGCAATCCACCACACACGCCTGGAATGTTACGGGCCTCACGTCCGGCAAGACCTATTATTACTCCGTTGGATACGAAAGCCCTTCCCCGGCTTATTATCTCCACGGGACAACCTATACTGCTGGCATGCCCAGTTTCACCACTACCGGCGGAAGCGGCGGTAACACGCCTCCTACTCCTTCGGGTTTGTCGGCAATCTCCTACCCAACGCCGACACCAAATACGATCTATCTTCAGTGGAACGATGTTTCGGGCGAAGATAAATATAATATTGAGCGGAAACTTACTACCGATAGCGTTTGGTCAGGAACGGTGCTGGTGCAGGTCGGCGCAAACGTGGCGACCTATACCGACGCGACCGTAACAGGAGGAATGACCTATGACTATCGCGTTCAAGCTTGTCTCTCGGGATACGGCTGCTCGGGATATAATTATCTTATTGGAATTCTTGCTCCTTCTGGCGGCGGTGGCGGTGGAACGCCTCCCGTCCCCACATTACCGGCCGGCTCTACGAATATTTCCACGGGCAGTTCGTACAGCTACTCAACATACCTGTATCCCGATCCGAACAATGACCAGGTCAAAGCAGTGTTCGATTGGGGAGATGGCACGTCTTACGGCGAAACCAGTTTCATTACGCCGGGAGGGAGCGGGACATCTGCATACCTCTCTCATTCCTGGACGGCCGCCGGAACATACTACGTGAAAGTCAAAGCCAAAGACACTACCAACCTCGAATCAGGCTGGTCGTCGACGCTGACGGTGTATGTAACCGGTAGCGGTGGCGGTGGTGGGGGTGGGGGTACTACAGTTCCGGCATCCCCGACTCTCACGGTTCCCGCATCTTCCGGAATTCCTGTCAACATCTCCTGGAACAGTGTTTTCGGGACAAACGAATACAAGCTTTTTCGCAGAACTCCTCCAGGAACGGGCACTTGGCCAACCTCTCCAGTCAACGGTCTCGGATATACTGCGCTTTCTTATAATGACTCCGGCGTTTCAAGCGGGGTAAGTTACGAGTACTATATTGTCGCATGTAACTTATATGGATGTTCAGTTCCGCCCACCGCCTACACAGTGAATGTGATAGGGGGCGGAGGCGGTGGAGGTGGCAGTATTCCTCCCGCTCCTGCAAGCTTGTCGGCAAATCCGGCGCCAACCGCCAACACCGTGTATCTCCAATGGGGAGATGTTTCCGGAGAGGATAAATATAATATTGAGCGGAAACTCTCCACCGGTACTTGGCCCGGTTCATTTCTCTCGCAGGTCGGCGTAAACGTGACAACCTATTCCGATATGACCGTAGCAGTAGGAGCGACCTATGATTATCGCATTCAAGCTTGTCTCTCGGGATACGGATGTTCGGCATATACGTATCTCAACGGAGTATTCCCTTCTTCAGGCGCCGGCGCTCCAATAGTACAGGGCTGGGGATTGAGCGTGAATACGGCTACCTCAAAATCCACTATCGGCATCGGGTTCAACATGGCTATGGACCCGACGTCATTTACTGATTCCAACGTTTATCTGTACATGGCAAACGACCAGAACAAGATCCATGTCGCCTCACAGATCACTCCCACTTCAACATACGTGAGTCTTATTCCCGTTTCTCCGTTAACTGTAGGCACCATATATGTGAGCGTCGTGAAAGCTGGGGTAAAGAATTCTGCCGGGGTTTCGCTTATGGCTGATTACTCTTGTACGTTTACGGCGCTAGCTTCCGGGGATTACACGGCATGCCCTGGCGGTGGAGGCGGTACGAGTTCTTGGGCAGCACACACATGGCGCTTTATGGACGGTAGCGTGAATTCATACATTCTCAATCGCACAGATAGTACGTATGCCAATTTTATCTCGACCGTTCACGCCCAGTGCCTGCTGATATCTTCTGCCCAGTGGGGAACGCGGTGGATGCCAAACGCAGGGAATGATCAGTATTGGCAAGAGTTTGGTATTCCAAATTGTTCCGGTACGAACACTCCTCCTCCTTCCCCTTCTCCGTCCCCATCATCCTCACCGCTTCCCAGCGCCGTAAAAACCATCAAAGGAAAAATAACGTTTTCGGGAGGAGCGCCTGTTACCGATGCAGAAGTTGGTGCGTGGCAGCAAGAGACGGGTCTCGGCGTGATGGGCACCACCAATGCAAGCGGAGAATATGTTCTTTCTGTTCCGGGAGGAACATGGCAAGTGGGCATACGGCCAAGAATGGAACCCGCCACATGGAGTTATAACCAGCAGCCGCCGTTGGCGAGTTTTGCGCTTAACGACACTCCCGAGTTTCGCGAAGTTAACTTCACCGTATTTTTTGCTTCCAGCCGCGCGAAAGGAAAAGTGCAAAACTCCGATGGCTCGGTGCCTGTAAACTCGTTTGCCGGCGCCGAAAGCGGTACGGGTTTCGGACAAGGCGGACCCGTGGCATCCGATGGCACGTTTGCCTTCTCGCTCCCCGCAGGTTCTTATTATCTGCGCATTTTCCAGAAAGATCAGGGTCCGCTTGGCGACCCTATGCCATTTTCACTCGGGGAAAATGATACAAAAGATTTCGGCACTATCACTATTACTCCAAAAACAGACCGCATAGAGGGCGTGGTTAAAGATGCCTCCGGAGCTCCGCTTGCCAATATACCGGTGCATGCGTTTGTGCCCAGTTCCCAAAACTTCGCTCAAGCTGTCACGCGCAGTGACGGGCGCTACACGATATTCGTGACACCCGGAGCCTGGATGGTGCGCGCAGAACCCAATCCCGAGTCAAATTATGCGAATCCCGAACCGCCGCGTTCTGTAACAGTGAATGCGGGAGTTTCTGCGCGGGCTGATTTCACTCTTGTGTTTTCCGATACCACTGTTTCGGGAACCGTTGTTGACGAGCAGGGCACTATACTTACAAATTTCTATGGGTTTGTAAGCGCGGGAGACTATACATCTTCCCAGCACTTCGGCGGCTCTGTCGAACAGGGAAAGTTCTCATTTAAAGTTCAGGCCGGAATCTATCCCGTGCGTCTGCATCCGGCACCCGGTTCGGATTATGCTCCGCCTTCTCCGCAAACTATCACGGTCCGCTCCGGCTCTGTAAATACGGCAACATTCCGAGTTTCAAAAACCACGCTTGTCATCAGTGGCCAGGTGCAGGATGAGGGCGGAATGGTTCTTAAAAATCTCAAACTGCGCATTAACGCCTCCAGCGATACCGGTATTTGGCAAGATGGCATGTACGATCCTGCCGCGGGTACATATCGCATTTCTGTCTCTCCGGGAACCTGGCATCTTAGCGTATGGATAGAAGACGGGTCCTACGCGCTTCCCGACCCTCTGTCGCTACGCACCAGTGTGGAGGCGGGCCAAAGTGTTGTAAAAAATATTGTGTTGCGCAGGGCCGGCGCGCGCATAACCGGAACCGTGCGCAAACCGGACGGCTCACCCTTTCCTTATGCATTTGTAAGCGCCGATACGCCTTTTGGAGGCGCCTCACAAGTTGCGGGTGCGTCGTACCCAAGCGGGTTTGGCGCAGAAGCCGATGCTCAAGGCCGCTACAGCATTCCCATTGTTGCCGGTGTCTATGCTATTCGGGTATTTGCGCCTCCCAGTCTTGGATACGCAAACCCTCCATCGGTTGAAGTAACCGTTGGCGCAAGCGAAACAAAGAATGTAGACCTGCAGTTCCGCTCACCAAATGCCGTTATTACCGGAAAGATCGAAGGAGCTACGGGTAGGGCGTTTGTATACGCATGGTCTCGCAAAGGAGGCTATGCGCATACCGAAAGCGGAGATGATGGTTCTTACACCCTGCAGATCACCAAGGATGACACCTGGTACGTCGGCTCATCCGATGAAATGGATCGTGCCTTTTTCCGGTCGTCCGAAATCCCTGTAGTGGTTGGCACACAAGATCGCATTGAGCAGAATCTTAAAATGCTGACCACGGGGAAACTACTGCCTAACGCGGCCTCGGCGGTGAGTGAAGCGGTGGAGGCGAATATCGTGGGGGTAAAAGACGGCGCTACTATCTCCATTCCGCCCGGCGCCATGCCGGCTTCGGCAGGGCAGGTTACTATTACCGTCACTCCCGATACCCGTTCAGTATCGCAATCGCTGGAGCATGTGGTGGGATTTGGCTACAATATCGATATTCGCGGCGCAGATGCAAAAAATATCACAGATTTTAACTCGGATGTAGTAGTGTCTATTCCCTATACCGACGCAGATGTTGCCTCGGTCGGCATCGATCCTGCAGCGCTCAAGATTTCTTACTGGGATGAATCTGCGGCAACGTGGAGAGATGTCCCAAATGCAGTGGTGGATACCACGCGGAAAATTGTTACCTGTTCCGTAGGGCATCTTACGCGCTTTGCTTTGATTGCTCCCGCCGATACCCAGCCGCCCGATCCGCCATATAACGTCACCGTTACAAAAACGGGGAACGGGTTTCTCGTGAAGTGGTCCAATCCAACCTACGACTTCCACCATGTAAAGATCTATCGTTCGAGCACCAAGGGGGAGTTGGGTAACGTTATCTTTGATAATCTTGCCGCAACCTCAAAAGAAGACCCGACCATTGCCGTTTCCAGCATCATCTTCTATTACGCGGTGCGCGCCATTGATCTTGCAGGGAACGAATCAACAAATACCACCCAGTACACGACTACAGGTCCCGCACAGACGCCGTCGGCAAAAGAACTTGGAGCGCAGGCAATTCCCTCGTCGACCCCAAATACACCAGCGCCATCATCGGTCCCCGCACCAAATCCGCAAATTCCAGCGTATCAAAAATATGCAAATAGCACGCTACTTCGTGCCGAAGGGGACCAGAAGGTATGGATCATCACGAACGGTTTCAAGCGCTACGTGGTCGGACCTCAGATACTGGGTTTCTACGGCCATCTTAAAAATGCCCCGATTATCGATGTTCCCAAATCGGAGCTTGACCAATACAGCCTTGCCGCATGGGTTCGATATGTGAACGATCCAAAAGTGTACGAGGTCAACGATGATGCTACCAAGCACTGGCTTGATATGTCCGCAGAGGATTTCTATAATACCGGACGCAGATGGGAAGCGGTGTTCATCGTCAACAAGGCCGAAGTAGATTTCTATAAGACGGGGGTGAATGTGACAATCATAAAATAA